The Pseudodesulfovibrio sp. JC047 genome includes the window AACACGTTGAGGAACTCGGTTCCCTGCGAAAGGCTGCCGAAGCCTTGGGCATGTCCTATCGACGGGCCTGGGGCAAACTCAAAAACGCCGAAGAACGAATTGGACAACCCCTCGTCGAAAAAACCAAGGGGATGGGCCAAAGATTCAACTTGTCTCCCTATGGCAAAGAGCTGATGGAAAAATTTCTGAGCTTTTATCTCGACGTGGAAGACTACGCCACCAAACGCGCCGGAGAACTCCTGCAAATGGACGTCAAAAAATCCGGCGAATTTTATCGCGACGATACGCAATAAGTCGTCATCACCAAATTTTGGCTGGATACACACCTGTTGTTGGACACTTGTCCAATAAAACCCTACCTTTGGAGGACACAATGAATCGTCTCTTTTCATTTTCTCTCGCGCTCATACTCACTGTTGCCCTGACAGTGCCTGCTTTGGCC containing:
- a CDS encoding LysR family transcriptional regulator; this translates as MTKEQDTTLRLRIWLEQKDKTYIGIGSTLLLKHVEELGSLRKAAEALGMSYRRAWGKLKNAEERIGQPLVEKTKGMGQRFNLSPYGKELMEKFLSFYLDVEDYATKRAGELLQMDVKKSGEFYRDDTQ